From bacterium, the proteins below share one genomic window:
- a CDS encoding DUF4143 domain-containing protein — protein sequence MDGNGDGGRNGDGQGVYWPRIVDDELDLLCSELPAVAVEGPRAVGKTETALRRAATVHRLDDGDQLSIALAEPSRLARGAPPILIDEWQRLPASWDVVRRAVDADPYTPRFLLTGSAGPAEPPTHTGAGRIVTVRMRPMALSERGVCAPTVRLSDLLGGRRPRLEGAAPLGLADYAQQIVCSGFPAIRGRSPRGVRAYLDGYINRIAEHRLNEGSGTAGNRPALSRWMAAYAAATSTVASFEKIRDTATPDKPAKATAVGYRAALESLWLIEDVPAWLPTRNHLRRLASAPQHHLADPALAARLLGVDAEALLEGRSGAVAMPRDGTLLGGLFQSLVTLSVRAYAQANEAKVFHLRTHGGEHEVDLIVQGLDGRVVALEVKLGAVVAEDDTRHLRWLADRIGPELADAAVVTTGSEAYRRRDGIAVVPAALLGP from the coding sequence TTGGACGGGAACGGCGACGGAGGCAGGAACGGCGACGGGCAGGGCGTGTACTGGCCGCGGATCGTGGACGACGAACTCGACCTGCTGTGCAGCGAGTTGCCCGCCGTTGCCGTCGAGGGGCCGCGCGCAGTCGGCAAGACCGAGACGGCCTTGCGTCGGGCGGCCACCGTTCATCGCCTCGACGACGGCGACCAGCTCTCGATCGCGCTGGCGGAGCCGTCCAGGCTCGCCCGTGGGGCGCCGCCGATCCTCATAGACGAATGGCAGCGGCTGCCGGCCTCATGGGATGTTGTGCGGCGCGCCGTGGACGCCGACCCGTACACGCCCCGGTTCCTGCTGACCGGCTCCGCGGGCCCGGCGGAGCCGCCCACCCACACCGGCGCGGGGCGCATCGTCACCGTCCGCATGCGGCCCATGGCTCTCTCCGAGCGGGGCGTCTGCGCTCCCACCGTCCGATTGAGCGACCTGCTGGGCGGCCGGCGGCCCCGGCTGGAGGGGGCTGCCCCGCTGGGCCTCGCCGACTATGCGCAGCAGATCGTCTGCTCGGGGTTCCCCGCCATACGGGGCCGTTCGCCGCGGGGCGTGCGCGCCTACCTGGACGGCTACATCAACCGCATCGCCGAGCACCGCCTGAACGAGGGGTCCGGCACCGCCGGCAACCGACCGGCGCTGAGTCGCTGGATGGCCGCCTACGCCGCGGCCACCTCGACGGTCGCGTCGTTCGAGAAGATCCGCGACACGGCGACGCCCGACAAGCCCGCCAAGGCCACTGCCGTCGGGTACCGGGCGGCGCTGGAGTCACTGTGGCTGATCGAAGACGTGCCCGCGTGGCTTCCGACCCGCAACCACTTGCGGCGTCTGGCGTCGGCCCCGCAGCACCACCTCGCCGATCCTGCTCTCGCCGCCCGTCTGCTGGGGGTCGACGCCGAGGCACTGCTCGAGGGCCGGTCCGGTGCGGTGGCCATGCCTCGGGACGGAACCCTGCTCGGCGGCCTGTTCCAGTCCCTCGTGACGCTGTCGGTACGCGCCTACGCGCAGGCCAATGAGGCGAAGGTGTTCCATCTGCGGACCCACGGCGGCGAGCACGAAGTCGATCTGATCGTGCAGGGACTCGACGGCCGGGTCGTGGCGCTCGAGGTGAAACTCGGCGCGGTCGTCGCGGAGGACGACACCAGGCACCTGCGGTGGCTCGCCGACCGCATCGGGCCGGAACTCGCCGACGCCGCCGTCGTCACGACCGGGTCGGAGGCCTACCGCCGCCGCGACGGCATCGCCGTGGTCCCCGCCGCGCTGCTCGGTCCCTGA
- a CDS encoding DUF2442 domain-containing protein, translated as MDLSYLAGDGVFAAWEDRSFFSAVRLGPCGSIVWGDDLDLCGDALYLKLTRGSTLGGRGGPGQASGRRCRVPSAWRYRQP; from the coding sequence TTGGATCTGTCGTACCTGGCCGGCGACGGCGTGTTCGCTGCCTGGGAGGACCGCTCGTTCTTCTCCGCCGTGCGGCTCGGTCCCTGCGGCTCGATCGTCTGGGGCGATGATCTCGACCTGTGCGGCGACGCGCTCTACCTGAAGCTCACCCGCGGCTCGACTTTGGGGGGGCGAGGCGGCCCGGGTCAGGCCTCCGGTAGGCGCTGCAGGGTGCCGTCGGCGTGGAGGTACAGGCAGCCGTAG
- a CDS encoding amidohydrolase family protein: protein MRSADGPAGGLIDVHGHIVLEGSMGRAGACGPEIGHHPDGSPWFRVGNYRLDGVAYRGSLFIEVDMRLAAMDAAGIKVQALSPNPLTYLHFIDAPAAVDFCRAHNDSLAEVVAGRPDRFAGLGALPMQDIDAACAELHRIVGDLGLLGGYVGTDFGTPLDAPAMDALYESCTELDVPLFLHPTQSGIDGPLLDRRLCRWDLDLVLEYSLEEALAAATLIFGGVLRRHPALDVCLSHGGGSLALVLSKLRKLAERRPASPEWLKPSGAFDGQLERLWFDCHVTGAAEFAFVAGALGTDRLVYGTNFGGWDRGTGPDVAELAGTLNANAARLLRLGSRVPHLLS from the coding sequence GTGAGAAGTGCCGATGGTCCGGCCGGCGGCCTCATCGACGTGCACGGCCACATCGTGCTGGAGGGTTCGATGGGGCGGGCGGGCGCCTGCGGCCCCGAGATCGGCCACCACCCCGACGGCAGCCCCTGGTTCCGCGTCGGCAACTACCGGCTCGACGGCGTGGCCTACCGGGGGTCGCTGTTCATCGAGGTGGACATGCGCCTCGCCGCCATGGACGCCGCGGGGATCAAGGTGCAGGCGCTCTCGCCGAACCCGCTGACCTATCTGCACTTCATCGACGCACCGGCGGCGGTGGACTTCTGCCGGGCACACAACGACAGCCTGGCCGAGGTGGTGGCCGGCCGTCCCGACCGCTTCGCCGGCCTCGGCGCCCTGCCCATGCAGGACATCGACGCGGCCTGCGCGGAACTGCACCGCATCGTCGGCGACCTCGGGCTGCTCGGCGGCTACGTCGGCACCGACTTCGGGACGCCCCTGGACGCGCCCGCGATGGATGCGCTGTACGAGTCCTGCACCGAACTGGACGTGCCGCTGTTCCTGCACCCGACCCAGTCGGGCATCGACGGCCCGCTGCTGGACCGGCGCCTGTGCCGCTGGGACCTGGACCTCGTGCTGGAGTACTCCCTTGAGGAGGCGCTCGCGGCGGCCACGCTGATCTTCGGCGGGGTGCTGCGCCGCCACCCGGCGCTCGACGTGTGCCTCAGCCACGGCGGGGGATCCCTGGCCCTGGTGCTGTCGAAGCTGCGCAAGCTGGCCGAGCGGCGGCCCGCCTCGCCGGAGTGGCTGAAACCCTCCGGTGCCTTCGACGGTCAACTCGAACGGCTCTGGTTCGACTGTCACGTGACCGGGGCCGCGGAGTTCGCCTTCGTGGCCGGCGCCCTGGGGACCGACCGGCTCGTGTACGGCACCAATTTCGGGGGCTGGGACCGGGGCACCGGGCCCGACGTCGCCGAGTTGGCGGGCACGCTCAACGCCAACGCCGCCCGACTGCTGCGACTGGGCAGTCGGGTGCCGCACCTGCTGAGCTAG
- a CDS encoding carboxymuconolactone decarboxylase family protein, with protein MTVQPTLVGGADRSVLGSAALASGRIDAVSPKFAEGLARVREVTDTDGACPAWAKALYMAAAAAVKGHREMLMAQMERSRNLGLELSDARGAALTVLISRGEAVYATFNSAIDEVFGDTVALAAGDAPEFSIDRRGCLDYFEDYFGFVPDYVRLMADDAPRALEGYVLMREWSLAENVLDATHAELLLCTINAAEFSARFVNVHANGARRAGCSEAQIIEAVTCAIPVAGVASWLPGADGIMEGRS; from the coding sequence ATGACAGTCCAGCCAACCCTTGTCGGGGGAGCCGACCGGTCGGTTCTGGGCAGCGCCGCCCTGGCGAGCGGCCGGATCGACGCCGTCTCACCGAAGTTCGCCGAGGGTCTCGCTCGTGTGCGCGAGGTCACCGACACCGATGGCGCATGTCCGGCCTGGGCCAAGGCGCTGTACATGGCGGCGGCTGCGGCGGTGAAGGGCCACCGGGAGATGCTCATGGCGCAGATGGAGAGGTCGCGCAACCTGGGTCTCGAACTCTCCGACGCTCGCGGCGCGGCCCTCACGGTGCTGATATCCCGCGGCGAGGCCGTCTATGCCACGTTCAACTCCGCCATCGACGAGGTGTTCGGCGACACGGTGGCGCTCGCCGCCGGCGACGCGCCAGAGTTCTCGATCGATCGCCGGGGGTGCCTGGACTACTTCGAGGACTACTTCGGGTTCGTGCCCGACTACGTGAGGCTCATGGCCGATGACGCGCCACGGGCGCTCGAGGGCTACGTGCTGATGCGGGAGTGGTCCCTGGCGGAGAACGTCCTGGACGCGACGCACGCCGAATTGCTGCTGTGCACCATCAACGCCGCCGAGTTCTCCGCCAGATTCGTGAACGTGCATGCCAACGGTGCACGCCGAGCCGGATGCAGCGAGGCGCAGATCATCGAGGCGGTCACCTGCGCCATCCCCGTGGCAGGGGTTGCGTCCTGGCTGCCAGGCGCCGACGGCATCATGGAGGGCCGATCGTGA
- a CDS encoding glucose 1-dehydrogenase: protein MDLQLEGAVAVVTGASRGLGAAAAAALAGEGARVVAAARSTGALEELAAGSDGRIHPVRCDMRDAGEVAGLTGVAVERFGRLDCVVNNAGIAPAGAFLDQDPAVLSDVVAVNVLAPAILSQAAGRHFVAGGVAGSIINIGSTSSLKGKPLLAAYSASKGALARLTEALAAEWARYSIRVNMIAPGAFATEAQAQVLADERMLAARLRKIPMRRMGEPAELGPLVCYLASPLAAFVTGSCFVIDGGEVSKL from the coding sequence ATGGATCTGCAGCTGGAGGGCGCCGTCGCCGTCGTGACGGGGGCCAGTCGCGGGCTCGGAGCGGCCGCGGCGGCGGCGCTCGCCGGCGAGGGCGCCCGGGTGGTGGCGGCGGCCCGCTCGACCGGTGCCCTGGAAGAACTCGCGGCCGGCTCGGACGGGCGCATCCACCCTGTGCGCTGCGACATGCGCGACGCCGGCGAGGTGGCCGGCCTCACCGGTGTGGCGGTCGAGCGCTTCGGGCGGCTGGACTGCGTGGTCAACAACGCCGGGATCGCGCCCGCCGGGGCGTTCCTGGACCAGGATCCCGCCGTGCTGTCCGACGTGGTGGCGGTGAACGTGCTGGCCCCGGCGATCCTGTCGCAGGCGGCGGGACGCCACTTCGTCGCCGGAGGGGTCGCTGGCTCGATCATCAACATCGGCTCCACCTCGAGCCTCAAGGGCAAGCCGCTGCTGGCCGCCTACAGCGCTTCGAAGGGTGCGCTGGCGCGTCTCACCGAGGCGCTGGCGGCTGAGTGGGCCCGTTACAGCATCAGGGTGAACATGATCGCCCCCGGGGCCTTCGCCACCGAGGCGCAGGCGCAGGTCCTGGCCGACGAGAGGATGCTCGCCGCCCGCCTGCGGAAGATTCCCATGCGCCGCATGGGCGAGCCTGCCGAACTGGGTCCGCTGGTCTGCTACCTGGCTTCTCCCCTGGCCGCGTTCGTCACCGGTTCCTGTTTCGTGATCGACGGCGGCGAGGTGTCCAAGCTCTGA